Proteins encoded within one genomic window of Augochlora pura isolate Apur16 chromosome 11, APUR_v2.2.1, whole genome shotgun sequence:
- the Med7 gene encoding mediator complex subunit 7 isoform X1, with the protein MLVRNMTGAQTKNSRGTERIHTPTICQAKTLETHEIAGNTSLHMAASEAIQVSSLPLPPVQYINLYTDENVRRGRTPRPPPPIHDTYSMFGNVFNADDTIIRPLEAQGIKRLYPQHFDRRRELKKLNHSLLVNFLDLIDLLVQCPESPRRAEKVEDLSLLFIHIHHLLNEFRPHQARETLRVMMELQRRQRIETALRFQKHLEKVQEILQHALQMLPDTSELDSKLAINTDAMESIDNLGSEQQTSDPCSPSDRIMCKVIDDMISSNGLF; encoded by the exons ATGCTTGTCAGAAACATGACCGGTGCCCAAACAAAGAATTCACGTGGAACGGAACGCATACACACACCGACAATCTGTCAAGCGAAGACGTTGGAAACTCACGAGATAGCAGGAAATACCTCACTAC ATATGGCTGCATCCGAGGCGATACAAGTTAGTTCGTTACCGTTGCCACcggtacaatatattaatctgTACACGGACGAAAATGTTCGTCGAGGGAGAACACCACGGCCGCCGCCACCGATACACGACACTTACTCTATGTTTGGGAACGTATTTAATGCAGACGACACAATTATTCGACCTCTCGAAGCCCAAGGCATCAAAAGATTATATCCCCAACACTTTGATCGTCGACGAGAATTAAAGAAACTTAATCACTCGTTGCTCGTCAATTTCCTGGACCTAATAGATCTTCTTGTGCAATGTCCTGAAAGTCCGAGACGTGCCGAGAAA GTAGAAGATCTTAGTCTTCTCTTCATTCATATTCACCATTTGCTAAACGAATTCAGACCTCATCAAGCTAGAGAAACATTAAGAGTCATGATGGAGCTACAGCGCAGACAACGCATTGAAACTGCGCTGAGGTTTCAGAAGCATTTAGAAAAG gTTCAAGAAATCTTACAACACGCGTTACAAATGTTACCAGACACATCGGAATTGGATTCCAAGCTAGCAATAAACACAGATGCTATGGAATCGATTGATAACTTAGGATCTGAACAACAAACATCAGATCCGTGCAGTCCAAGTGATCGTATTATGTGCAAAGTAATCGATGATATGATTTCATCAAATGGATTATTTTAA
- the Med7 gene encoding mediator complex subunit 7 isoform X2: protein MLDMAASEAIQVSSLPLPPVQYINLYTDENVRRGRTPRPPPPIHDTYSMFGNVFNADDTIIRPLEAQGIKRLYPQHFDRRRELKKLNHSLLVNFLDLIDLLVQCPESPRRAEKVEDLSLLFIHIHHLLNEFRPHQARETLRVMMELQRRQRIETALRFQKHLEKVQEILQHALQMLPDTSELDSKLAINTDAMESIDNLGSEQQTSDPCSPSDRIMCKVIDDMISSNGLF, encoded by the exons ATGCTCG ATATGGCTGCATCCGAGGCGATACAAGTTAGTTCGTTACCGTTGCCACcggtacaatatattaatctgTACACGGACGAAAATGTTCGTCGAGGGAGAACACCACGGCCGCCGCCACCGATACACGACACTTACTCTATGTTTGGGAACGTATTTAATGCAGACGACACAATTATTCGACCTCTCGAAGCCCAAGGCATCAAAAGATTATATCCCCAACACTTTGATCGTCGACGAGAATTAAAGAAACTTAATCACTCGTTGCTCGTCAATTTCCTGGACCTAATAGATCTTCTTGTGCAATGTCCTGAAAGTCCGAGACGTGCCGAGAAA GTAGAAGATCTTAGTCTTCTCTTCATTCATATTCACCATTTGCTAAACGAATTCAGACCTCATCAAGCTAGAGAAACATTAAGAGTCATGATGGAGCTACAGCGCAGACAACGCATTGAAACTGCGCTGAGGTTTCAGAAGCATTTAGAAAAG gTTCAAGAAATCTTACAACACGCGTTACAAATGTTACCAGACACATCGGAATTGGATTCCAAGCTAGCAATAAACACAGATGCTATGGAATCGATTGATAACTTAGGATCTGAACAACAAACATCAGATCCGTGCAGTCCAAGTGATCGTATTATGTGCAAAGTAATCGATGATATGATTTCATCAAATGGATTATTTTAA